A part of Saccharomonospora amisosensis genomic DNA contains:
- a CDS encoding aromatic ring-hydroxylating dioxygenase subunit alpha, which yields MTTFARNQWYVAAYSREIGRELFPRTILGEPIVFYRTEAGEAVALADRCVHRRYPLSESTLDGDKIVCGYHGFTYDKAGSCVFVPGQTRIPRTARIPSYPLVEQDSFVWVWIGDHDKADPALIPRAPWLTDPAYTTVSGMEPLAARYDLLVDNLMDLSHETYLHGGYIGTPEVANTPITTEVDEEREVIYVSRHMADAECPSFYAKSTGIEGRITRWQDIEFHPPCLYLLHSRVAPVGVLPADDGTDPDAFHVEVVYAITPETEHSTHDFWAVARDFALDDEEVSRFLAESNRTVVLQDVRALDILEQVIQTEPEGYQELSINIDTGGLAARRFLKRMIERGQQSEQRQAAVRS from the coding sequence ATGACGACCTTTGCCCGCAACCAGTGGTACGTAGCGGCCTACAGCCGCGAGATCGGCCGCGAACTGTTCCCCCGCACCATCCTCGGAGAGCCGATCGTGTTCTACCGCACCGAGGCCGGTGAGGCCGTCGCGCTGGCTGACCGTTGCGTGCACCGCCGCTACCCGCTGTCGGAGAGCACGCTCGACGGCGACAAGATCGTGTGCGGCTACCACGGGTTCACCTACGACAAGGCGGGAAGCTGTGTGTTCGTTCCCGGCCAGACTCGGATTCCCCGCACCGCGCGTATTCCCAGTTACCCGCTGGTGGAGCAGGACTCCTTCGTTTGGGTGTGGATCGGCGACCACGACAAGGCCGACCCGGCACTGATCCCCAGGGCCCCGTGGCTGACCGACCCCGCCTACACGACGGTGTCGGGCATGGAGCCGCTCGCGGCGCGCTACGACCTGCTCGTGGACAACCTGATGGATCTGTCCCACGAGACGTACCTGCACGGCGGCTACATCGGTACGCCGGAGGTAGCCAACACCCCGATCACCACCGAGGTGGACGAGGAGAGGGAGGTCATCTACGTCAGCAGGCACATGGCTGACGCCGAGTGCCCCTCCTTCTACGCCAAGTCCACCGGTATCGAGGGCAGGATCACGCGCTGGCAGGACATCGAGTTCCACCCGCCGTGCCTTTACCTACTGCACAGCAGGGTCGCACCGGTCGGGGTGCTTCCCGCCGACGACGGCACCGACCCCGACGCCTTCCACGTCGAGGTGGTGTACGCGATCACCCCGGAAACCGAGCACAGCACGCACGACTTCTGGGCGGTGGCGAGGGACTTCGCGCTCGATGACGAGGAGGTGTCGAGGTTCCTCGCGGAGAGCAACCGCACCGTGGTGCTGCAGGACGTGCGGGCGCTGGACATCCTGGAGCAGGTCATCCAGACCGAGCCCGAGGGCTACCAGGAGCTCAGCATCAACATCGACACCGGTGGACTGGCCGCTCGGCGCTTCCTCAAGCGGATGATCGAGCGGGGTCAGCAGTCCGAGCAGCGGCAGGCCGCGGTGCGCTCATGA
- the ctaD gene encoding aa3-type cytochrome oxidase subunit I, protein MDTQIGLRPTRIQQPAPTPGKRGQGLLNLLRTTDHKLIGKLYLVTSIVFFMIGGVMALLIRAELGQPGLHFLSQEQYNQLFTIHGTIMLLLYATPVLFAFANLVLPIQIGSPDVAFPRLNAFSYWLFLFGGLMVLSSLLTPGGAADFGWTAYAPLSTTTFSPGIGGNMWIMGLAVGGLGTILGAVNMVTTVVCLRCPGMTMWRMPIFTWNILFTSVLILAVFPVLTAALLGLAADRIIGAHVFDPANGGAILWQHLFWFFGHPEVYVVALPFFGIITEIVPVFARKPLFGYRLMVFATMGITALSLAVWAHHMYATGAVLLPFFAFLTFMIAVPTGIKFFNWIGTMWKGQLTFETPMLWAIGFMVTFLLGGLTGVILAAPPLDWHITDTYFVVAHFHYVLFGTIVFATFAGIYFWFPKFTGRMLDESLGKLHFWLTFIGFHTTFLVQHWLGNEGMPRRYADYLPSDGFTTLNMISTVGAFILGLSMLPFLWNVVRSYRFGDPVEVDDPWGYGNSLEWATSSPPPRHNFTELPKIRSERPAFELHYPHMVERMYREGHITFTGKTMPIDEEPQPPEVKASDATKGGRG, encoded by the coding sequence GTGGATACTCAGATCGGTCTTCGTCCGACCAGAATCCAGCAACCGGCACCCACGCCGGGTAAGCGCGGCCAAGGCCTTCTGAACCTGCTGCGCACCACCGATCACAAATTGATCGGAAAGCTCTATCTCGTCACGTCGATCGTCTTCTTCATGATCGGCGGCGTGATGGCGCTGCTCATCCGTGCCGAACTCGGCCAGCCCGGGCTGCACTTCCTGTCGCAGGAGCAGTACAACCAACTGTTCACCATTCACGGCACGATCATGCTGCTGCTGTACGCGACACCGGTCCTGTTCGCCTTCGCCAATCTGGTGTTGCCGATCCAGATCGGCTCGCCCGACGTCGCGTTCCCCCGGCTGAACGCCTTCTCGTACTGGTTGTTCCTGTTCGGCGGGCTGATGGTGCTCAGTTCGCTGCTCACGCCCGGCGGAGCCGCCGACTTCGGCTGGACGGCATACGCACCGCTGTCGACGACGACGTTCTCGCCAGGCATCGGCGGCAACATGTGGATCATGGGTCTGGCCGTCGGCGGTCTCGGCACGATCCTCGGCGCGGTCAACATGGTCACGACGGTTGTCTGCCTGCGCTGTCCCGGCATGACAATGTGGCGGATGCCGATCTTCACCTGGAACATCCTGTTCACCAGCGTGCTGATCCTGGCGGTGTTCCCCGTCCTCACCGCCGCGTTGCTCGGCCTCGCCGCCGACCGGATCATCGGCGCGCACGTGTTCGATCCGGCCAACGGTGGGGCCATTTTGTGGCAGCACCTGTTCTGGTTCTTCGGTCACCCAGAGGTCTATGTCGTCGCGTTGCCGTTCTTCGGGATCATCACCGAGATCGTCCCGGTGTTCGCCCGCAAACCGTTGTTCGGCTACCGGCTCATGGTGTTCGCGACCATGGGGATCACGGCGCTGTCGCTGGCGGTGTGGGCGCACCACATGTACGCCACCGGCGCGGTGTTGCTGCCGTTCTTCGCGTTCCTGACCTTCATGATCGCCGTGCCCACCGGCATCAAGTTCTTCAACTGGATCGGCACGATGTGGAAGGGTCAGCTGACCTTCGAAACACCGATGCTGTGGGCCATCGGGTTCATGGTGACGTTCCTGCTCGGCGGCCTCACCGGAGTCATCCTCGCGGCTCCCCCACTGGACTGGCACATCACCGACACCTATTTCGTGGTGGCGCACTTCCACTACGTGCTGTTCGGGACCATCGTGTTCGCCACGTTCGCGGGAATCTACTTCTGGTTCCCGAAGTTCACCGGCCGGATGCTCGACGAGTCGCTCGGCAAGCTGCACTTCTGGCTCACCTTCATCGGATTTCACACCACGTTCCTCGTGCAGCACTGGCTGGGCAACGAAGGGATGCCGCGGCGCTACGCCGACTACCTGCCCTCCGACGGGTTCACGACCCTGAACATGATTTCGACGGTCGGGGCTTTCATACTCGGTCTTTCGATGTTGCCGTTCCTGTGGAACGTGGTGCGCAGCTACCGCTTCGGCGACCCGGTCGAGGTGGACGACCCATGGGGCTACGGCAACTCGCTGGAGTGGGCCACCAGCTCCCCTCCGCCGAGGCACAACTTCACCGAACTGCCGAAGATCCGCTCCGAGCGGCCCGCGTTCGAGTTGCACTACCCGCACATGGTCGAGCGCATGTACCGGGAAGGCCACATCACCTTCACCGGCAAGACCATGCCGATCGACGAGGAACCGCAGCCGCCGGAGGTCAAGGCTTCGGACGCCACCAAGGGCGGACGGGGTTAG
- a CDS encoding DUF309 domain-containing protein translates to MGERDRDEAGRARNARPRDGLGRPLPYGAEGVERQPEGVARLAGETLREGQRLLDAGMPFHAHEVFEDAWKSGPESERDLWRGLAQLAVGVTHAARGNPAGAASLLRRGADGIAHYAESPPHGIDIAGLCDWARATADSMPTRTQPPEAASIAPRLLGARSETDAGSRRP, encoded by the coding sequence ATGGGTGAGCGCGATCGCGACGAAGCAGGCCGTGCCCGCAACGCGCGACCACGGGACGGCCTTGGCAGGCCGTTGCCCTACGGCGCCGAGGGCGTCGAGCGGCAGCCGGAGGGCGTGGCACGTTTAGCGGGCGAAACGTTGCGGGAGGGGCAGCGGTTGCTGGATGCGGGGATGCCGTTTCACGCACACGAGGTGTTCGAAGACGCATGGAAGTCCGGCCCGGAATCCGAGCGTGACCTGTGGCGGGGGCTTGCCCAACTCGCGGTAGGAGTCACCCACGCCGCGCGGGGAAATCCGGCGGGCGCGGCCTCGCTGTTGCGGCGAGGCGCGGACGGCATCGCACACTACGCCGAGTCGCCTCCGCACGGCATCGACATCGCCGGGTTGTGCGACTGGGCCCGCGCCACGGCCGACAGCATGCCGACCCGTACCCAACCGCCGGAAGCCGCCTCGATCGCACCTCGCCTGCTGGGTGCCCGGTCGGAGACCGACGCGGGGTCGCGGCGGCCCTAA
- a CDS encoding ZIP family metal transporter yields MSTLAWIIVSGLLMSAIALTGSLTLLLPPKTFNRLVLPLVALAAGSLLGGALFHMLRESVAALGNELTVYGWLALGIVTFFVLEQYLHWHHCHRPVSEHGHVGYLILLADGLHNLIGGLAVGSAFILDIELGIVTWLVAAAHEVPQELGDFGILVHSGWSKRQALSYNGLSALTFLVGGVIAYGLAGSIDVSFLVPFAAGNFIYIAAADLLPRVTVQESPVEKVSHTVSFFAGLGLLYLIALVAT; encoded by the coding sequence GTGTCGACACTCGCCTGGATCATCGTCTCCGGCTTGCTGATGAGTGCCATCGCGCTCACCGGAAGCCTGACCCTCCTGCTTCCCCCGAAAACGTTCAACCGGCTGGTGCTACCGCTGGTCGCGCTCGCGGCGGGCTCGTTGCTGGGTGGGGCGCTGTTCCACATGCTGCGGGAGTCGGTGGCCGCCCTCGGCAACGAGCTGACCGTCTACGGGTGGCTGGCACTGGGCATCGTGACCTTCTTCGTGCTTGAGCAGTACCTGCACTGGCATCACTGTCACCGGCCGGTGAGCGAGCACGGGCACGTTGGCTACCTGATCCTGCTCGCGGACGGTCTGCACAACCTCATCGGCGGCCTCGCGGTCGGCAGCGCGTTCATCCTCGACATCGAACTGGGTATCGTCACCTGGCTGGTGGCGGCGGCACACGAGGTGCCGCAGGAACTCGGTGACTTCGGCATCCTCGTGCACAGCGGATGGAGCAAGCGGCAGGCACTGAGTTACAACGGGTTGTCGGCGTTGACGTTCCTCGTGGGTGGAGTGATCGCCTACGGCCTCGCGGGCAGCATCGACGTGTCGTTCCTGGTGCCGTTCGCGGCGGGCAACTTCATCTACATCGCCGCCGCGGACCTGCTGCCGAGGGTCACGGTCCAGGAGAGCCCCGTCGAGAAGGTGAGCCACACCGTGAGCTTCTTCGCCGGGCTGGGCCTGCTCTACCTGATCGCCCTTGTGGCGACGTGA
- a CDS encoding DUF2630 family protein, with product MAEQDIIAHIDELIAEEHQLRSRATGTGLGDHDRKRLREVEQRLDQCWDLLRQRRARAEFGDNPDQAHERPVSEVESYQQ from the coding sequence ATGGCTGAGCAAGACATCATCGCCCACATCGACGAGTTGATCGCAGAGGAGCACCAACTGCGGTCTCGCGCGACGGGTACCGGATTGGGTGACCACGACCGCAAGCGGTTGCGTGAGGTGGAGCAGCGGCTCGACCAGTGTTGGGATCTGTTGCGACAGCGGCGCGCACGGGCCGAGTTCGGTGATAACCCCGACCAGGCACACGAGCGCCCTGTCAGCGAGGTCGAGTCCTACCAGCAATAG
- a CDS encoding IclR family transcriptional regulator: protein MGNAAGPDTRSVTAKVLAMLEAFTPATPDLSLSELARRAGVSLPTAHRRAAELVRWGALERGADGRYRIGLRLWEVASLAPRGLALRDVAMPFLEDLYEVTHENVQLAVREGLELVFVERIAGRYAVPVLTRVGGRFALHATGVGLVLLAHAPAELQQQALSSPLHAYTPKTITDPDRLREVLAAVRRGGYAVSDGQVTLDALSVAAPIRGRNDEVVAAVSLVVRADTAEPMNLVPLVQAAGRGISRMLQPRFAG, encoded by the coding sequence GTGGGCAACGCGGCTGGGCCGGACACCCGGTCGGTGACGGCGAAGGTACTCGCGATGCTCGAGGCTTTTACCCCGGCCACGCCCGACCTGTCGTTGAGCGAGTTGGCGAGGCGGGCCGGTGTGTCGTTGCCGACGGCACACCGGCGCGCTGCCGAACTGGTCAGGTGGGGCGCCCTGGAACGAGGCGCCGACGGGCGCTACCGCATCGGACTGCGGCTGTGGGAGGTCGCCTCGCTGGCGCCGCGTGGTCTGGCGTTGCGCGACGTGGCGATGCCGTTTCTGGAGGACCTTTACGAGGTCACCCACGAGAACGTCCAGCTCGCGGTCCGCGAGGGGCTGGAGCTGGTGTTCGTGGAGCGCATCGCGGGCAGGTACGCGGTGCCTGTGCTGACCCGGGTGGGTGGGCGGTTCGCGCTGCATGCCACGGGCGTGGGGCTTGTACTGCTCGCGCACGCCCCCGCCGAGCTCCAACAGCAGGCGTTGAGCTCGCCATTGCACGCCTACACCCCAAAGACGATCACCGATCCGGACCGCCTTCGCGAGGTGCTCGCGGCCGTGAGGCGGGGCGGTTACGCCGTCAGTGACGGCCAGGTGACGCTCGACGCGCTCTCCGTCGCCGCTCCGATCCGCGGCAGGAACGACGAGGTGGTGGCCGCCGTGTCCCTGGTCGTGCGGGCCGACACCGCCGAACCGATGAACCTCGTCCCCCTCGTGCAGGCCGCGGGCAGAGGAATCTCCCGCATGCTCCAACCACGTTTCGCGGGCTAA
- a CDS encoding GntR family transcriptional regulator, whose product MTQAATTSGRAVDALRELILKGEFRAGSRLGEVELAARLGVSRTPVREALSRLAAEGLVELVPNRGARVSSWTVAELEGVFDLRTSLEPRLTALAAKKASDTDVDDLAELATAMVEIGSPGPRQDLDTLVPLNREFHQRLATLANHPALASALANAVHVPIVLRNFHTYDDASLRRSLAHHVEIVDAVRAGDPEWAQAVMTAHIRNARAVMVRAAMEQERT is encoded by the coding sequence GTGACACAAGCAGCGACCACCTCGGGACGGGCCGTGGACGCCCTGCGGGAACTCATCCTCAAAGGCGAGTTCCGCGCCGGTTCCCGACTTGGCGAGGTAGAACTGGCGGCCCGGCTCGGCGTAAGCCGCACCCCGGTGCGCGAGGCGCTGAGCAGGCTGGCCGCCGAAGGACTCGTGGAACTGGTGCCCAACAGGGGCGCACGCGTCAGCAGTTGGACCGTCGCGGAGCTGGAGGGCGTCTTCGACCTCCGCACCTCGCTCGAGCCCCGGCTCACCGCGTTGGCCGCCAAGAAGGCCAGCGACACCGACGTCGACGACCTCGCGGAACTCGCAACGGCGATGGTCGAGATCGGCAGCCCGGGACCGCGACAGGACCTGGACACCCTGGTACCGCTCAACCGGGAGTTTCACCAACGGCTGGCGACTCTGGCCAACCATCCCGCGTTGGCGAGCGCACTCGCCAACGCGGTGCACGTGCCGATCGTGTTGCGCAACTTCCACACCTACGACGACGCGTCGCTACGCCGCAGCCTCGCCCACCACGTCGAGATAGTCGACGCCGTCAGGGCGGGCGACCCGGAGTGGGCACAGGCCGTCATGACAGCCCATATCCGCAACGCCCGGGCCGTGATGGTCCGTGCCGCCATGGAGCAGGAGAGGACATGA
- a CDS encoding hydantoinase/oxoprolinase family protein, with protein MSYRLGVDVGGTFTDVLLVDETSGATWRAKTPSTPSDQSVGVLNGIGKVCAEAGIALGQVAQVLHGTTVATNAILEGKGARVGLVTTNGFRQVLQIARSYVPGGLAGWIIWPKPEPLAALESTVEIEERLASDGTVIRPLDDNGVRAKLRALRGRQIQALAVSLINSFANPAHERRVAELAAQELPGVPVSLSSDVLPELREYERTVTTVANGYVQPQVKKYVDTLAGKLGEGGVAGQLAILRSDGGLSTAEAATAAPVTMLLSGPAGGVTGAVWVARQCGYRDLITFDMGGTSTDVALVQDLSPRIGRETKVGDLTVRASSVDVRTVGAGGGSIAHVPELTKALRVGPQSAGADPGPAAYGKGGTEPTVTDANVVLGYLPPALAGGEITLDVEAARAAVGKVAEAMGLPSTEAAAAGIVDIVNENMLGGLRLVSVQQGFDPRDFALVAFGGAGPLHANALGKLTGAWPVIVPPSPGVLCALGDATTGLRDVAARTVLRRFADLTGSELATILGELGDEAGQRLREQGIDRADQTIAFEVDVRYHGQGFEIPVELDPAWLDDPDTALRTLAQRFDAEHDRLFSFLLSVDHELVNARATVTGPRPSVAPVQLRQTTGDPSGAVIDTHPIHVTGERVDATVYDRSKLRAGDVVTGPAIVTEMDSTTLVLPGHAATVHPSGSLLINPVEA; from the coding sequence ATGAGTTATCGCCTCGGTGTCGACGTCGGCGGCACCTTCACCGACGTTTTGCTCGTCGACGAGACCAGCGGCGCCACCTGGCGCGCGAAAACCCCTTCGACGCCGTCCGACCAGTCCGTCGGTGTGCTCAACGGGATCGGCAAGGTTTGCGCCGAGGCAGGGATCGCGCTCGGGCAGGTGGCGCAGGTGCTGCACGGCACCACCGTCGCCACCAACGCGATCCTCGAGGGCAAGGGCGCCAGGGTGGGCCTTGTCACCACCAACGGCTTCAGGCAGGTGCTGCAGATCGCCAGGTCCTACGTGCCGGGAGGACTGGCAGGCTGGATCATCTGGCCGAAGCCGGAACCGCTGGCGGCGCTGGAGAGCACCGTCGAGATCGAGGAACGCCTCGCCAGCGACGGCACGGTGATACGGCCGCTCGACGACAACGGCGTCCGCGCCAAGCTGCGGGCACTGCGGGGACGGCAGATCCAGGCACTCGCCGTCTCACTCATCAACTCCTTCGCCAACCCCGCACACGAGCGTCGGGTCGCCGAGCTCGCGGCGCAGGAGCTACCGGGCGTACCGGTGTCGCTTTCCTCCGACGTGCTGCCGGAGTTGCGCGAGTACGAGCGCACGGTCACGACCGTGGCCAACGGCTACGTCCAGCCTCAGGTCAAGAAATATGTCGACACGCTGGCGGGCAAGCTCGGCGAGGGCGGCGTCGCGGGCCAGCTGGCGATCCTGCGAAGCGACGGCGGGCTGTCCACGGCCGAGGCGGCCACGGCCGCGCCGGTGACCATGCTGCTGTCCGGCCCCGCCGGTGGCGTCACCGGCGCCGTGTGGGTAGCGCGGCAGTGCGGCTACCGCGACCTCATAACCTTCGACATGGGCGGCACGTCCACCGACGTGGCACTCGTGCAGGACCTCAGCCCCCGCATCGGACGCGAGACCAAGGTCGGCGACCTCACCGTTCGAGCGTCCAGTGTGGACGTTCGGACGGTTGGCGCGGGCGGCGGGTCGATCGCCCACGTGCCCGAACTCACCAAGGCACTGCGGGTCGGCCCGCAGTCGGCCGGGGCCGACCCCGGTCCAGCCGCCTACGGCAAGGGCGGAACGGAGCCGACCGTGACCGACGCCAACGTGGTGCTCGGTTACCTACCGCCCGCGCTCGCGGGCGGGGAGATCACACTGGACGTCGAGGCGGCACGGGCCGCGGTCGGCAAGGTCGCGGAGGCGATGGGGCTGCCGAGCACGGAGGCCGCCGCGGCGGGCATCGTGGACATCGTCAACGAGAACATGCTCGGCGGGCTGCGGCTGGTGTCGGTGCAGCAAGGGTTCGACCCGCGCGACTTCGCGCTGGTCGCGTTCGGTGGCGCCGGCCCGTTGCACGCCAACGCGCTCGGCAAGCTCACCGGAGCCTGGCCGGTGATCGTGCCCCCGTCTCCCGGCGTGTTGTGCGCGCTTGGCGACGCGACCACCGGCCTGCGCGACGTGGCCGCGAGAACGGTGCTGCGCCGCTTCGCCGACCTTACCGGCTCGGAACTGGCCACGATCCTGGGCGAGTTGGGCGACGAGGCCGGGCAGCGCCTTCGCGAACAGGGCATCGACCGTGCCGACCAGACCATCGCCTTCGAGGTGGACGTGCGCTACCACGGGCAGGGCTTCGAGATCCCGGTGGAACTCGACCCGGCCTGGCTCGACGATCCGGACACCGCGCTACGGACGTTGGCCCAGCGTTTCGACGCAGAGCACGACCGGCTGTTCTCGTTCCTGCTTTCGGTCGATCACGAGCTGGTCAACGCGCGGGCGACCGTCACGGGGCCACGCCCGTCGGTCGCGCCGGTACAGCTTCGGCAAACAACCGGCGACCCCTCGGGTGCGGTCATCGACACCCATCCCATCCACGTGACCGGAGAGCGGGTGGACGCGACCGTCTACGACCGGAGCAAGCTGCGCGCGGGCGATGTCGTCACCGGACCCGCGATCGTCACCGAGATGGATTCCACAACACTCGTGCTGCCCGGACACGCCGCCACGGTGCACCCCTCCGGCAGCCTGCTGATCAACCCGGTGGAGGCCTGA
- a CDS encoding isocitrate lyase/PEP mutase family protein, giving the protein MGNLLGDRNQPRARLRELLAAKRPLVAPGAYDALSARLVEQAGFDAVYMTGFGTTASLIGRPDVGLLSSAEMIDNAARIVSAVDVPVIADADTGFGNAINVVRTVRSYEQAGVSAIHLEDQVMPKKCGHMSGKAVISKEEMVGKLRAAVAARHDPDFVIIARTDAAAVHGLDDAVDRGRAYADAGADVLFVEAPTSEEAIERIASELSGVAPLVFNWAEGGRTPAIPAGRITELGFSLVLFPIGTLLAATAGMRALLEVLRTDGTPASALPGLPSFEEFTDLIGLPEVHDLERRFG; this is encoded by the coding sequence GTGGGAAATCTGCTCGGTGACCGGAACCAGCCGAGGGCGCGCCTGCGCGAGTTGCTGGCGGCGAAGCGACCGCTTGTCGCGCCCGGGGCCTACGACGCGCTCTCCGCGCGGTTGGTGGAGCAGGCGGGCTTCGACGCCGTCTACATGACCGGGTTCGGCACCACGGCGTCGCTGATCGGTCGGCCGGACGTCGGGCTGCTCTCCTCGGCCGAGATGATCGACAACGCCGCGCGCATCGTGTCCGCCGTGGACGTTCCGGTGATCGCCGATGCCGATACCGGGTTCGGCAACGCGATCAACGTGGTGCGCACGGTGCGGTCCTACGAGCAGGCCGGAGTTTCGGCTATCCACCTGGAGGACCAGGTGATGCCCAAGAAGTGTGGGCACATGAGCGGCAAGGCGGTGATCTCGAAGGAGGAGATGGTCGGCAAGCTGCGGGCGGCGGTCGCCGCCCGGCACGACCCCGATTTCGTGATCATCGCCAGAACCGACGCCGCCGCGGTGCACGGACTCGACGACGCCGTCGACCGTGGGCGAGCCTATGCCGACGCGGGTGCCGACGTGCTGTTCGTGGAGGCACCCACCAGCGAGGAAGCGATCGAGCGGATCGCTTCCGAGTTGTCCGGGGTGGCGCCGCTGGTGTTCAACTGGGCCGAGGGTGGCCGCACGCCAGCCATCCCGGCCGGGCGCATCACCGAACTGGGGTTCTCGCTGGTGCTGTTCCCCATCGGCACACTGCTCGCGGCGACGGCGGGGATGCGTGCCCTGCTGGAGGTGTTGCGGACTGACGGAACGCCCGCCTCCGCGCTACCGGGGCTGCCGTCGTTCGAGGAGTTCACCGACCTCATCGGGCTGCCCGAGGTGCACGACCTCGAACGCCGCTTCGGTTAG
- a CDS encoding PDR/VanB family oxidoreductase, translating into MTELDLVLARKEAVADGVVRLTLRDPQDGALPEWEPGAHVDLLLDEGLERQYSLCGDPAERRELAVAVLREPNGRGGSVYVHDRLAEGDPVRVRGPRNNFALVDSPRYLFVAGGVGITPILPMVAAANARGADWRLVYGGRTRASMAFADALVDAYGERVELRPQDETGLLPLNSLLATPEPDTAVYCCGPEPLLAEVERLCAAWPPGALHVERFSPKEGADAGPREAFEVELARSGVTLLVPPEKSILEVVEDAGIPVLSSCQEGTCGTCETEVREGVADHRDSLLTDEEREAGETMMICVSRSCGPRLVLEL; encoded by the coding sequence GTGACCGAGTTGGACCTCGTGCTGGCGCGCAAGGAGGCGGTAGCCGATGGCGTGGTGCGCCTGACGCTGCGTGATCCCCAGGATGGCGCGCTGCCGGAGTGGGAGCCGGGCGCCCACGTCGACCTGCTGCTGGACGAGGGTCTGGAACGGCAGTACTCGCTGTGCGGGGACCCGGCGGAACGCCGCGAGCTGGCCGTGGCCGTGCTGCGGGAGCCGAACGGCAGAGGTGGGTCCGTCTACGTGCACGATCGCCTCGCCGAGGGCGACCCCGTGCGGGTACGCGGGCCGCGAAACAACTTCGCGCTGGTGGACTCACCCAGGTACCTGTTCGTGGCAGGCGGCGTCGGGATCACTCCCATCCTGCCGATGGTGGCCGCCGCGAACGCCCGCGGGGCCGACTGGCGGCTCGTCTACGGCGGCAGGACTCGCGCTTCCATGGCCTTCGCCGATGCGCTCGTGGACGCCTACGGCGAGCGGGTGGAACTGCGCCCGCAGGACGAGACCGGGTTGTTGCCCCTGAACAGCCTGCTTGCGACCCCGGAACCGGACACGGCGGTGTACTGCTGTGGACCCGAACCGTTGCTCGCCGAGGTGGAGCGGCTCTGCGCGGCGTGGCCACCGGGGGCTCTGCACGTCGAGCGATTCTCACCGAAGGAGGGTGCGGACGCCGGGCCGAGGGAGGCCTTCGAGGTCGAACTCGCCCGCTCCGGCGTGACGTTGCTCGTGCCGCCGGAAAAGTCGATCCTTGAAGTGGTCGAGGACGCCGGCATCCCGGTGCTTTCCTCATGCCAGGAGGGCACGTGCGGAACGTGTGAGACCGAGGTACGCGAAGGTGTCGCCGACCACCGCGACTCGTTGCTGACCGACGAGGAACGCGAGGCTGGAGAGACGATGATGATCTGCGTGTCGCGCTCGTGCGGGCCGCGGCTGGTACTGGAGCTGTAG